A portion of the Brevundimonas pondensis genome contains these proteins:
- the gyrB gene encoding DNA topoisomerase (ATP-hydrolyzing) subunit B — MTDPTDASPEYGADSIKVLKGLDAVRKRPGMYIGDTDDGSGLHHMVYEVVDNAIDEALAGHADLVTVTLNEDGSVTVTDNGRGIPTAIHAEEGVSAAEVIMTQLHAGGKFDQNSYKVSGGLHGVGVSVVNALSDWLELVIYREGKKHSVRFERGETVRALAVIGEAPMREDKGRLLTGTEVTFYPSVTTFSHIDFDLKTLEHRLRELAFLNSGVVIKLSDHRGAEPVEIMLHYEGGVEAFVRHLDKSKTPILKDVIVIRGEKDGIELDLALWWNDSYHETMLCFTNNIPQRDGGTHLSAFRASLTRVMGAYIESSGLAKKEKVAPTGEDAREGLTCVLSVKVPDPKFSSQTKDKLVSSEVRPAVENLCSEGLSTWFEEHPVEAKMIVSKIIEAASAREAARKARDLTRRKSALEISSLPGKLADCQERDPAKSELFIVEGDSAGGSAKQARNRENQAVLPLRGKILNVERARFDRMLSSDLIGTLILALGTGIGRDDFNADKLRYHKIILMADADVDGAHIRTLLLTFFYRQMPELIERGHVYIAQPPLYKVSKGKQHRYVKDQAEMDAYLIEEGCADAELDLSNGERRMGLDLQSLVREAKAFKALVDRLAARAPAFAIEQSALAGLFTESGVELEARAASAAERLNLYAEEGDGPWSGDRAEQGGVVFSRVRRAVSETIVLDEQLGRSLDARRLAERAATFEGLFDKPAVYRRKDKTTTIRGPLDLLNAVLDAGKKGMAIQRYKGLGEMNPEQLWETTLDVNARTLLQVKVEHGDDADDLFAKLMGDVVEPRREFIQDNALDAAVDV, encoded by the coding sequence ATGACCGACCCGACTGACGCCTCGCCGGAATACGGCGCTGATTCCATCAAGGTTCTCAAAGGCCTGGACGCGGTGCGCAAGCGCCCCGGCATGTATATCGGCGACACCGACGACGGCTCGGGTCTGCACCACATGGTCTATGAGGTGGTGGACAACGCCATCGACGAGGCCCTGGCGGGTCACGCGGACCTGGTGACGGTCACCCTGAACGAGGACGGCTCGGTCACCGTGACCGACAACGGACGGGGCATCCCGACCGCCATCCACGCCGAGGAAGGCGTTTCCGCCGCCGAGGTCATCATGACCCAGCTGCACGCCGGCGGTAAGTTCGACCAGAACTCCTACAAGGTGTCCGGCGGTCTGCACGGCGTGGGCGTGTCCGTGGTCAACGCCCTGTCCGACTGGCTGGAGCTGGTCATCTATCGCGAGGGCAAGAAGCACAGCGTCCGCTTCGAGCGCGGCGAGACCGTGCGCGCGCTGGCGGTCATCGGCGAGGCGCCGATGCGCGAGGACAAGGGCCGTCTGCTGACCGGCACCGAGGTCACCTTCTATCCGTCGGTCACGACCTTCAGCCACATCGACTTCGACCTGAAGACGCTGGAGCACCGCCTGCGCGAGCTGGCCTTCCTGAACTCGGGCGTGGTCATCAAGCTGTCGGATCATCGCGGCGCCGAGCCGGTCGAGATCATGCTGCACTATGAGGGCGGCGTCGAAGCCTTCGTGCGCCACCTCGACAAGTCCAAGACCCCGATCCTGAAGGACGTCATCGTCATTCGCGGCGAGAAGGACGGCATTGAGCTGGACCTGGCCCTGTGGTGGAACGACAGCTACCACGAGACCATGCTGTGCTTCACCAACAACATCCCGCAGCGGGATGGGGGCACCCACCTGTCGGCCTTCCGCGCCAGCCTGACCCGCGTCATGGGCGCCTATATCGAGAGCTCGGGCCTGGCCAAGAAGGAGAAGGTCGCGCCGACCGGCGAGGACGCCCGCGAGGGCCTGACCTGCGTCCTGTCGGTCAAGGTGCCGGACCCCAAGTTCAGCTCGCAGACCAAGGACAAGCTGGTCTCGTCCGAGGTGCGTCCGGCGGTCGAGAACCTGTGCTCGGAAGGCCTGTCCACCTGGTTCGAGGAACACCCGGTCGAAGCCAAGATGATCGTGTCCAAGATCATCGAAGCCGCCTCGGCGCGCGAAGCCGCCCGCAAGGCCCGCGACCTGACCCGCCGCAAGTCGGCGCTGGAAATCAGCAGTCTGCCCGGCAAGCTGGCCGACTGTCAGGAACGCGATCCGGCCAAGTCCGAACTGTTCATCGTCGAGGGTGACTCCGCAGGCGGCTCGGCCAAGCAGGCCCGCAACCGCGAGAACCAGGCCGTCCTGCCCCTGCGCGGCAAGATCCTGAATGTCGAGCGCGCGCGCTTTGACCGGATGCTGTCCTCGGACCTGATCGGCACGCTCATTCTGGCGCTCGGCACCGGCATCGGCCGCGACGACTTCAACGCCGACAAGCTGCGCTATCACAAGATCATCCTGATGGCCGACGCCGACGTCGACGGCGCCCACATCCGCACTCTGCTGCTGACCTTCTTCTATCGGCAGATGCCGGAGCTGATCGAACGGGGCCACGTCTATATCGCCCAGCCGCCGCTCTATAAGGTGTCGAAGGGCAAGCAGCACCGCTACGTCAAGGACCAGGCCGAGATGGACGCCTACCTGATCGAGGAAGGCTGCGCCGACGCCGAGCTGGACCTGTCCAACGGCGAGCGCCGCATGGGTCTGGACCTGCAGAGCCTGGTGCGTGAGGCCAAGGCCTTCAAGGCCCTGGTCGATCGTCTGGCCGCCCGCGCTCCCGCCTTCGCTATCGAGCAAAGCGCTCTGGCCGGCCTGTTCACCGAAAGCGGCGTCGAGCTGGAGGCGCGCGCCGCCAGCGCCGCCGAACGCCTGAACCTCTATGCCGAGGAAGGCGACGGCCCGTGGTCGGGCGACCGCGCCGAGCAGGGCGGAGTGGTGTTCAGCCGTGTCCGCCGCGCCGTCAGCGAGACGATCGTGCTGGACGAACAGCTGGGCCGCTCGCTGGACGCGCGCCGTCTGGCCGAACGCGCCGCAACCTTCGAGGGCCTGTTCGACAAGCCTGCCGTCTATCGTCGCAAGGACAAGACCACGACGATCCGCGGGCCGCTGGACCTGCTGAACGCCGTGCTGGACGCCGGCAAGAAGGGCATGGCTATCCAGCGCTACAAGGGTCTGGGCGAGATGAACCCCGAGCAGCTGTGGGAGACGACGCTGGACGTCAACGCCCGCACCCTGCTGCAGGTCAAGGTCGAGCACGGCGACGACGCCGATGACCTGTTCGCCAAGCTGATGGGCGACGTGGTGGAGCCCCGCCGCGAGTTCATTCAGGACAACGCCCTGGACGCCGCCGTCGACGTCTGA
- a CDS encoding GNAT family N-acetyltransferase encodes MSAIGVCCGARKNNAPSGLQKENAMFPTPVADHWREAFAKGDLLYADETFRLSVSDDLKDEEQLGQILETAAGTVHALIRPALARRLNVSGKESLSLELFRQRTQEAGARFHGADHLFYFPANATTETRAPLSPETARRLTAADEGMFTAFCADITEADMDAAYVELDHWSVFGAFHQGELAGVASMYPWGESRLLDMGVLTAPPFRGQGHAGRLIRLMHQVAREGGFALQYRCQLDNHPSVAAAASTGMKAFGRWDIIFDNAADA; translated from the coding sequence TTGTCGGCTATCGGAGTCTGCTGCGGCGCCCGCAAGAACAACGCCCCTTCGGGCCTGCAAAAGGAAAACGCCATGTTCCCCACTCCGGTCGCCGACCATTGGCGCGAGGCCTTCGCCAAAGGCGATCTTCTGTACGCCGACGAGACGTTTCGACTGAGCGTCAGCGACGATCTGAAAGATGAAGAGCAGCTGGGCCAGATTCTGGAAACAGCCGCGGGGACAGTCCACGCCCTGATCCGCCCCGCGCTGGCCCGACGCCTGAACGTGTCAGGCAAGGAGAGCCTCAGCCTTGAGCTGTTTCGCCAGCGAACGCAGGAGGCCGGCGCCCGCTTTCACGGCGCAGATCACCTGTTCTACTTCCCGGCGAATGCGACGACGGAAACGCGGGCGCCGCTTTCGCCCGAAACCGCGCGCCGCCTGACGGCTGCGGATGAGGGCATGTTCACGGCCTTCTGCGCGGACATCACAGAAGCCGACATGGACGCCGCCTATGTCGAGCTTGATCATTGGTCCGTCTTCGGCGCCTTCCACCAGGGCGAGCTGGCGGGCGTCGCCAGCATGTATCCCTGGGGCGAAAGCCGCCTGCTGGACATGGGCGTCCTGACGGCGCCGCCCTTCAGGGGGCAGGGCCACGCAGGGCGATTGATCCGACTGATGCATCAGGTCGCCCGTGAAGGCGGGTTTGCGCTGCAATACCGCTGCCAGCTCGACAACCATCCTTCTGTCGCCGCCGCAGCCAGCACAGGCATGAAGGCCTTTGGACGTTGGGACATCATCTTCGATAACGCCGCCGACGCCTAG
- the recQ gene encoding DNA helicase RecQ, with amino-acid sequence MLADPRRSAPPAPLDLSDAREVLGRVWGHADFRGLQAHVVAEVLAGRDVMAVLPTGGGKSVCYQIPAILRPGVGLVVSPLIALMTDQVEALKQQGVAAARFDSGVPMEERSAIWRAARSGELDLLYVSPEGLAAGSMLERLSEIDLSLIAIDEAHCVSQWGHDFRPDYRSLGRLAEIFPGVPRIAVTATADARTRDDILASLRLGEARVFVDSFARPNLQLSAERKINGSRARTDAAVVDLVRERRGKSGVVYCGSRDGCERVAQTLRDAGTNAIAYHAGFDAKDRDRRLERFLAEDGAVMVATIAFGMGVDKPDVRFVIHADPPGSLEAYWQEIGRAGRDGEPAEGITLYGPSDIAWSLRRLEGRPMAEEVKQVQTRKVRQLFAMLDGAVCRPQAVRRYFGETDAQPCGVCDICGDPPATFDAVVPAQKALAAVQRLGERFGRTRVVDHLLGKTKDVQNWESSLSTWSIGADLSLTAWRDVIDHLLFEGLLVEDPNEGKPIIQLGDPEAVRAVYRGERPIQVRKAPVRVVEAERPRRNAGRNLAVEALDTDVRARFEVLRAWRRDRAAEQHVPPYVIFQDKTLVEIALSEPRTLDALGRISGVGAGKLERYGKGVLEALAAAV; translated from the coding sequence ATGCTCGCTGACCCCCGCCGTTCCGCCCCGCCCGCTCCGCTCGACCTGAGCGACGCGCGCGAGGTTCTGGGCCGGGTCTGGGGCCATGCCGATTTTCGCGGTCTGCAGGCCCATGTGGTGGCCGAGGTTCTGGCCGGACGCGACGTCATGGCCGTGCTGCCGACCGGCGGCGGCAAGAGCGTCTGCTATCAGATTCCCGCCATCCTGCGCCCCGGCGTCGGTCTGGTGGTGTCGCCGCTGATCGCCCTGATGACCGATCAGGTCGAGGCCCTGAAACAGCAGGGCGTGGCCGCCGCCCGCTTCGATTCCGGCGTGCCGATGGAGGAGCGCTCCGCCATCTGGCGCGCCGCCCGCTCGGGCGAACTGGACCTGCTCTACGTCTCGCCGGAAGGTCTGGCTGCAGGCTCCATGCTGGAGCGCCTGTCCGAGATCGACCTCAGCCTGATCGCCATCGACGAAGCCCACTGCGTCAGTCAGTGGGGTCACGACTTCCGCCCCGACTATCGCTCGCTGGGTCGTCTGGCCGAGATCTTCCCCGGCGTGCCGCGCATCGCCGTGACCGCCACCGCCGACGCCCGCACCCGCGACGACATTCTCGCGTCGCTGCGCCTCGGCGAGGCCCGCGTCTTCGTCGACAGCTTCGCCCGCCCCAACCTGCAACTGTCCGCCGAGCGCAAGATCAACGGTTCGCGCGCTCGCACCGACGCCGCCGTGGTCGATCTGGTGCGCGAGCGCCGCGGCAAGTCGGGCGTGGTCTATTGCGGCAGCCGCGACGGCTGCGAGCGCGTGGCCCAGACCCTGCGCGACGCCGGCACCAACGCCATCGCCTATCACGCAGGTTTCGACGCCAAGGACCGCGACAGGCGGCTGGAGCGCTTCCTGGCCGAGGACGGCGCCGTCATGGTCGCCACCATCGCCTTCGGCATGGGCGTCGACAAACCCGACGTCCGCTTCGTCATCCACGCCGATCCCCCCGGCAGCCTCGAGGCCTACTGGCAGGAGATCGGCCGCGCCGGACGCGACGGCGAACCGGCCGAGGGCATCACCCTCTATGGTCCCTCCGATATCGCCTGGTCCCTGCGCCGCCTCGAGGGCCGCCCGATGGCCGAGGAGGTCAAACAGGTCCAGACCCGCAAGGTCCGCCAGTTGTTCGCCATGCTGGACGGCGCCGTCTGCCGCCCCCAGGCCGTGCGCCGCTATTTTGGCGAGACCGACGCCCAACCGTGCGGCGTGTGCGACATCTGCGGCGACCCGCCCGCCACCTTCGACGCCGTGGTCCCGGCGCAAAAGGCCCTGGCGGCGGTGCAACGCCTCGGTGAACGCTTCGGCCGGACCCGCGTGGTCGACCACCTGCTGGGCAAGACCAAGGATGTCCAGAACTGGGAGTCGAGCTTGTCCACCTGGTCCATCGGCGCCGACCTGTCGCTGACCGCCTGGCGCGACGTCATCGATCATCTGCTGTTCGAGGGCCTGCTGGTCGAGGACCCGAACGAGGGCAAGCCCATCATCCAACTGGGCGACCCCGAGGCCGTCCGCGCCGTCTATCGCGGCGAGCGTCCCATCCAGGTGCGCAAGGCGCCCGTCCGCGTGGTCGAGGCCGAGCGTCCCCGCCGCAACGCCGGCCGCAACCTGGCCGTCGAGGCGCTGGACACGGATGTGCGCGCCCGCTTCGAGGTCCTGCGGGCCTGGCGCCGCGACCGCGCCGCCGAGCAGCACGTCCCGCCCTATGTCATCTTCCAGGACAAGACCCTGGTCGAAATCGCCCTCAGCGAGCCGCGCACCCTCGACGCCCTCGGCCGCATCTCCGGCGTCGGCGCGGGCAAGCTGGAACGCTATGGCAAGGGCGTGCTGGAGGCGCTGGCCGCCGCCGTCTGA
- a CDS encoding surface-adhesin E family protein — MKLSIIASVVLAATSPAFGALAESWSSISSSARVVYLADLSSIATVGDDTTIMVARIPLPVSSGDYSHKINEYAIRCATSQARIVMEIEYGANGAEEARYPDPEAEWDRPSAASLGAYIKSIACDNQHAGDTASPSIKAFIDGQHGG; from the coding sequence ATGAAGCTGTCCATCATTGCATCCGTCGTACTGGCCGCCACGAGCCCCGCCTTCGGCGCGTTGGCCGAGTCATGGAGCTCGATCTCAAGCAGTGCCCGTGTCGTCTATCTTGCGGACCTGTCCAGCATAGCAACAGTGGGCGATGACACGACGATCATGGTCGCGCGCATCCCTCTGCCCGTCAGTTCCGGCGACTACAGCCACAAGATCAATGAATACGCGATCCGATGCGCGACCAGCCAGGCCCGCATCGTGATGGAGATCGAATACGGCGCCAATGGAGCCGAGGAAGCGCGCTACCCCGACCCCGAAGCGGAATGGGACCGCCCCTCCGCGGCCAGCCTTGGCGCCTATATCAAGTCCATCGCCTGCGACAACCAACACGCCGGCGACACAGCCAGTCCATCGATCAAAGCCTTCATCGATGGACAACACGGCGGGTAA
- the recF gene encoding DNA replication/repair protein RecF (All proteins in this family for which functions are known are DNA-binding proteins that assist the filamentation of RecA onto DNA for the initiation of recombination or recombinational repair.), which produces MITSLALTDFRSYASASLSVSGGAVVLHGPNGAGKTNLLEAISLLTPGKGLRGATAQEMGRREPGEAVGRAWAVMVTLDEDGEEVRLGTGVQTPGAARRIVRIDGETAPPGRLLDHLRPVWATPEQDRLFSDARAGRLRFFDRLVFAADPDHAATVSTYEKALRERLKLLTDGAEGRPADPLWLDALEARLSEAGARAAVARTRALAALQAGIDARDDRPFPQADLGLTGPAEEMAAAGADEADVVGMLGEGFVRARARDAAAGRSLFGPHRSDLTALHREKNRPAAEGSSGEQKALVLNLILAQVGRLAGQKAQPVLLLDEAPAHLDEARRAALFDEIEALRLQAFMTGTERSLFAALEGRAQFVAVESGGLSA; this is translated from the coding sequence GTGATCACCTCCCTGGCCCTCACCGATTTCCGTTCCTATGCGAGCGCCAGCCTGTCGGTTTCCGGCGGGGCTGTGGTGCTGCATGGGCCGAACGGGGCGGGCAAGACCAATCTGCTGGAGGCCATCAGCCTGTTGACCCCGGGCAAGGGGCTGCGCGGGGCGACGGCGCAGGAGATGGGGCGGCGCGAGCCGGGCGAGGCCGTGGGCCGGGCCTGGGCCGTCATGGTGACGCTGGATGAAGACGGCGAAGAGGTGCGTCTGGGCACCGGGGTGCAGACGCCGGGCGCCGCGCGGCGCATCGTCCGTATCGACGGCGAGACGGCGCCGCCGGGACGGCTGCTGGATCATCTGCGCCCGGTCTGGGCCACGCCCGAGCAGGACCGGCTGTTTTCGGACGCGCGGGCGGGGCGGTTGCGCTTCTTCGACCGGCTGGTGTTTGCGGCCGATCCCGACCATGCGGCCACGGTCTCGACCTATGAGAAGGCTCTGCGCGAGCGGCTGAAGCTGCTGACCGACGGGGCGGAGGGCCGACCCGCCGATCCCCTCTGGCTGGATGCGCTGGAGGCGCGGCTGTCCGAGGCCGGGGCGCGGGCCGCCGTGGCGCGGACGCGGGCGCTGGCGGCGCTGCAGGCGGGCATCGACGCGCGCGACGACCGGCCCTTTCCCCAAGCCGATCTGGGCCTGACCGGCCCGGCCGAGGAGATGGCGGCGGCGGGGGCGGACGAGGCCGATGTGGTCGGCATGCTGGGCGAGGGCTTTGTGCGAGCGCGGGCGCGCGACGCGGCGGCGGGCCGCTCGCTGTTCGGGCCGCACCGTTCGGACCTGACGGCCCTCCACCGTGAAAAGAACCGGCCCGCCGCCGAGGGGTCTTCGGGCGAGCAGAAGGCCCTGGTGCTGAACCTGATCCTGGCCCAGGTCGGGCGGCTGGCGGGACAGAAGGCTCAGCCGGTTCTGCTGCTGGACGAGGCCCCGGCCCATCTGGACGAGGCCCGCCGCGCCGCCCTGTTCGACGAGATCGAGGCCCTGCGCTTGCAGGCCTTCATGACCGGGACCGAGCGCAGCCTGTTCGCCGCCCTGGAAGGGCGGGCGCAGTTTGTGGCGGTCGAGAGCGGCGGTCTGTCCGCCTAG
- the dnaN gene encoding DNA polymerase III subunit beta: MQLTIERSALLKALGHVQSVVERRNTIPILSNVLLSAGRDRLSFAATDLDMEMVDEAEAQVNVEGQITAPAHTLYEIVKKLPDGAEVSLTYSGDDPRLVISAGRSRFNLPVLPAGDFPVMSTETSGARYSLPKEDLARLIDKTRFAVSTEETRYYLNGLYLHTVSDGGIPLLRAVATDGHRLALAETPAPEGAAGGPGVIVPRKTVDQVRRLLDDGAGPVEVQVSAQKIRFEFGHASLTSKVIDGAFPDYLRVIPKGNDKQADIDNALFSKAVDRVATISAEKSRSVKLAFDNDRVKLTVRNMEAGQAEEEVEIGYSEEPFEIGFNARYLLDVAGQITGETAHFKFADPASPTLVLDPADPGVQYVLMPLRV; encoded by the coding sequence ATGCAGCTGACCATCGAACGTTCCGCGCTCCTGAAGGCCCTTGGCCATGTTCAGAGCGTGGTCGAGCGCCGAAACACCATTCCGATCCTGTCGAACGTGCTGCTGAGCGCCGGGCGCGACCGCCTGTCCTTCGCCGCCACCGACCTCGACATGGAGATGGTCGACGAGGCCGAGGCCCAGGTGAACGTCGAGGGCCAGATCACGGCCCCGGCCCACACCCTGTATGAAATCGTCAAGAAGCTGCCGGACGGCGCCGAGGTCTCGCTGACCTATTCGGGCGACGATCCGCGCCTGGTCATCTCGGCCGGGCGTTCGCGCTTCAACCTGCCGGTCCTGCCGGCCGGCGACTTCCCGGTCATGTCCACCGAGACCTCGGGCGCGCGCTACAGCCTGCCCAAGGAGGACCTGGCCCGTCTGATCGACAAGACCCGCTTCGCTGTCTCGACCGAAGAGACGCGCTATTATCTGAACGGCCTCTATCTGCACACGGTTTCGGACGGCGGCATTCCGCTGCTGCGCGCCGTGGCCACCGACGGCCACCGTCTGGCCCTGGCCGAGACCCCGGCGCCGGAAGGCGCGGCGGGCGGTCCCGGCGTCATCGTGCCGCGCAAGACCGTGGACCAGGTCCGCCGCCTGCTGGACGACGGCGCCGGTCCGGTCGAGGTCCAGGTCTCGGCCCAGAAGATCCGCTTCGAGTTCGGCCACGCCAGCCTGACCTCCAAGGTCATCGACGGGGCCTTCCCCGACTATCTGCGCGTCATTCCCAAGGGCAACGACAAGCAGGCCGACATCGACAACGCCCTCTTCTCCAAGGCCGTCGATCGCGTGGCCACCATCTCGGCGGAAAAGAGCCGCTCGGTGAAGCTGGCCTTCGACAATGACCGGGTGAAGCTGACCGTGCGCAACATGGAAGCCGGCCAGGCCGAGGAAGAGGTCGAGATCGGCTATTCCGAAGAGCCGTTCGAAATCGGCTTCAACGCCCGCTATCTGCTGGACGTCGCCGGCCAGATCACCGGCGAGACCGCTCACTTCAAATTCGCCGACCCGGCGTCGCCGACGCTGGTGCTCGATCCGGCCGATCCGGGCGTGCAGTACGTGCTGATGCCGCTGCGGGTGTGA
- a CDS encoding alpha/beta fold hydrolase, which produces MEPAPAAARARGFVSDRIVVESRGQGPDVILIPGLASTSAVWARTAGALEGRYRVHLVTVRGFGEVPPGGNAEGLVGGPAAAEIRRYINEKGLTRPAIIGHSMGGQIALRVAADAGPRVGRVMVVDASPFFPSLISAGATTGDVEPLARLAYQGLLLFGDEALKTQASGMGAEMGGAADSLFGTLGWQGGDRRTLAQGLYEVMTVDLRARLPAITAPVTVVYGWSADDRSPRSHIDGLFRASYRSLPRPAAFERIEGAEHMVMIDRPRQFQQAVERFLR; this is translated from the coding sequence ATGGAACCCGCGCCCGCGGCCGCCCGGGCGAGGGGTTTTGTCTCTGACAGGATCGTGGTCGAGAGCCGGGGGCAGGGGCCTGACGTCATCCTGATCCCAGGTCTGGCCTCGACTTCGGCGGTCTGGGCGCGGACGGCCGGCGCCCTAGAGGGGCGGTATCGGGTGCATCTGGTGACGGTGCGTGGTTTCGGCGAGGTGCCGCCGGGCGGCAACGCCGAGGGACTGGTCGGCGGACCGGCGGCGGCGGAGATCCGGCGCTATATCAACGAGAAGGGTCTGACGCGGCCCGCGATCATCGGCCATTCGATGGGTGGCCAGATCGCCCTGCGGGTCGCTGCCGACGCGGGGCCGCGCGTCGGCCGGGTCATGGTGGTCGACGCCTCGCCCTTCTTCCCCTCCCTGATCAGTGCGGGGGCCACGACCGGCGACGTCGAACCCCTGGCGCGGCTGGCCTATCAGGGCCTGCTGCTGTTCGGCGATGAGGCGTTGAAGACCCAGGCCAGCGGCATGGGGGCGGAAATGGGCGGCGCCGCCGACAGCCTGTTCGGGACCCTGGGCTGGCAGGGCGGCGACCGGCGCACCCTGGCGCAAGGCCTCTATGAGGTGATGACGGTCGATCTGCGCGCGCGTCTGCCCGCCATCACCGCGCCCGTCACCGTCGTCTATGGCTGGAGCGCCGACGATCGCAGCCCGCGCAGCCATATCGACGGCCTGTTCCGCGCCAGCTACCGTTCCCTGCCGCGCCCGGCCGCCTTTGAACGGATCGAAGGGGCCGAGCACATGGTCATGATCGACCGCCCCCGTCAGTTCCAGCAGGCGGTCGAACGCTTCCTGCGCTGA
- a CDS encoding S41 family peptidase yields MKRSVMAGAACLVMACAAQASALAQDIPPDASTPMDQPRDWSATLIQDATGLHDIMMDSHPGVHDPLNPGFRARLDRGLAATLERAKTTTDRGGWWWAMRAYVASFEDGHVQISMTQRDFGFPTRWPGFLTAYRGADQVVADRDEADVDAPPLGARLIDCDGVGAAALAEQRIGQFRGRWFLEAIRTRFGDWMFLSAENPWQAEMKTCRFEAGGAVRTYALDWRPTPADLGERRTRLMQSVRPDFALKHFDDGGFWISTPTFNGDPASEAHAALTALVADMKSKQDALRAAPYVVLDLRGNGGGSSHWSQLMAQVLWGDDWMAAHPEPAIEGVDWRASDGNIAEISAFLDKLRATNGQPELIVWAEDAINGMKAAQAAGQVYWRSANDEEPADAAPTPPAPQLMAGRVYVLTDSSCGSACLDAVDLWKTVGGVQVGRETSADTVYMEIREPTLPSGLAEIAVPMKVYRGRARGNNEPQRPQYVIEGDMSDDAALLASIRRLQPN; encoded by the coding sequence ATGAAACGATCGGTGATGGCGGGCGCGGCCTGTCTTGTCATGGCCTGCGCAGCCCAGGCCTCGGCCTTGGCGCAGGACATTCCACCCGACGCATCCACACCGATGGACCAACCACGCGACTGGTCGGCGACCCTGATCCAGGACGCGACCGGCCTGCACGACATCATGATGGACAGTCATCCGGGCGTGCATGATCCGCTCAATCCCGGCTTCCGCGCCCGTCTGGATCGGGGGCTGGCGGCAACCCTGGAGCGGGCGAAGACGACCACGGATCGCGGCGGTTGGTGGTGGGCCATGCGCGCCTATGTCGCCAGCTTCGAGGACGGCCATGTCCAGATCAGCATGACCCAGAGAGATTTCGGCTTCCCGACCCGCTGGCCCGGCTTTCTGACCGCCTATCGCGGCGCGGACCAGGTGGTGGCCGACCGTGATGAAGCCGACGTCGATGCGCCGCCGCTGGGCGCCCGGCTGATCGACTGCGACGGGGTGGGCGCCGCCGCCCTGGCCGAACAGCGCATCGGCCAGTTCCGGGGGCGCTGGTTCCTGGAGGCGATCCGAACACGCTTCGGCGACTGGATGTTCCTGAGCGCCGAGAACCCCTGGCAGGCCGAGATGAAGACCTGCCGCTTCGAAGCTGGCGGCGCGGTCAGGACCTACGCCCTCGACTGGCGCCCCACGCCCGCTGATCTGGGCGAACGCCGCACCCGGCTGATGCAAAGCGTGCGGCCCGACTTCGCCCTGAAGCATTTCGACGACGGCGGCTTCTGGATCTCGACCCCCACCTTCAACGGCGATCCCGCCAGCGAGGCCCATGCCGCACTGACGGCCCTGGTCGCCGACATGAAGTCCAAGCAGGACGCCCTGCGCGCCGCCCCCTACGTGGTGCTGGACCTGCGCGGCAACGGCGGCGGCTCCTCGCACTGGAGCCAGCTGATGGCCCAGGTCCTGTGGGGCGACGACTGGATGGCGGCCCATCCCGAACCGGCGATCGAAGGGGTCGACTGGCGCGCCTCGGATGGCAACATCGCCGAAATCTCCGCCTTCCTCGACAAGCTGCGCGCCACCAACGGCCAACCCGAGCTGATCGTCTGGGCCGAAGACGCCATCAACGGCATGAAGGCCGCCCAGGCCGCCGGTCAGGTCTATTGGCGCAGCGCCAACGACGAGGAACCGGCCGACGCCGCTCCGACGCCGCCCGCGCCGCAACTGATGGCGGGCCGGGTCTATGTCCTGACCGATTCCAGCTGCGGCTCGGCCTGCCTCGACGCCGTCGATCTTTGGAAAACCGTCGGCGGCGTCCAGGTCGGTCGCGAGACCTCGGCCGACACCGTCTACATGGAGATCAGGGAGCCTACCCTGCCCAGCGGCTTGGCCGAGATCGCCGTGCCGATGAAGGTCTATCGCGGCCGCGCGCGCGGCAACAACGAGCCGCAGCGCCCCCAATACGTCATCGAAGGCGACATGAGCGACGACGCGGCCCTGCTGGCCTCGATCCGTCGGCTGCAGCCGAACTGA